Proteins from a genomic interval of Dermacentor variabilis isolate Ectoservices chromosome 8, ASM5094787v1, whole genome shotgun sequence:
- the LOC142591284 gene encoding uncharacterized protein LOC142591284 isoform X2 gives MADACANNMSGASGSNVELASDSVVERFIEAIKQHPCVYDTKRLDFRDQQRKENAWEQIRHSSGLSTVEECHKLWKKLRDRFTRELKAIELATRSGSAYVARQTWEFADAMSFYKNCGRPRKTTCNVGSGAVPRGDDSASTAEEIFNAIQGNSSAPSPIANADDLEPAAASPGQPAAQEDFAVSEPPSKRSKKGRSCDYFEEQLLSQLGKHTTENEAFGQSIAMSLDRMPTRIASRFKVKIMELLAEFDQYEA, from the exons ATGGCGGATGCCTGTGCGAACAACATGAGTGGCGCCAGCGGCTCAAACGTTGAACTTGCATCGGATAGCGTGGTGGAGAGGTTTATCGAAGCCATAAAACAACACCCCTGTGTGTACGACACTAAGCGACTCGATTTCAGGGACCAACAGCGCAAAGAGAACGCGTGGGAACAGATACGGCACAGCAGCGGTCTCTCTACAG TTGAAGAATGCCACAAGTTGTGGAAGAAGCTCCGAGATCGCTTTACCCGTGAGCTCAAAGCAATCGAGCTCGCAACGAGGAGCGGCAGCGCCTACGTCGCGAGGCAGACGTGGGAGTTTGCCGATGCGATGAGCTTTTACAAGAACTGTGGTCGTCCCAGAAA gactacCTGCAACGTGGGCTCAGGTGCCGTGCCAAGAGGTGATGACAGCGCCTCCACAGCAGAAGAAATCTTTAACGCAATACAAGGCAATTCATCAGCACCATCGCCCATCGCCAACGCTGATGACTTGGAGCCTGCAGCAGCTAGTCCTGGTCAACCTGCCGCTCAGGAAGACTTTGCAGTGAGCGAGCCACCATCAAAACGGTCCAAAAAAGGAAGGAGTTGTGACTACTTCGAGGAGCAGCTCCTTTCACAGCTCGGCAAACACACCACAGAAAACGAGGCTTTCGGGCAGTCTATTGCCATGAGCCTTGACAGGATGCCAACGAGAATTGCCTCTCGCTTTAAGGTTAAAATAATGGAACTCTTAGCAGAATTTGACCAGTATGAGGCTTAA
- the LOC142591284 gene encoding uncharacterized protein LOC142591284 isoform X1, with product MADACANNMSGASGSNVELASDSVVERFIEAIKQHPCVYDTKRLDFRDQQRKENAWEQIRHSSGLSTGELCSASFARFSAEACHLLHAPYCLIDIFCPAFPFVVEECHKLWKKLRDRFTRELKAIELATRSGSAYVARQTWEFADAMSFYKNCGRPRKTTCNVGSGAVPRGDDSASTAEEIFNAIQGNSSAPSPIANADDLEPAAASPGQPAAQEDFAVSEPPSKRSKKGRSCDYFEEQLLSQLGKHTTENEAFGQSIAMSLDRMPTRIASRFKVKIMELLAEFDQYEA from the exons ATGGCGGATGCCTGTGCGAACAACATGAGTGGCGCCAGCGGCTCAAACGTTGAACTTGCATCGGATAGCGTGGTGGAGAGGTTTATCGAAGCCATAAAACAACACCCCTGTGTGTACGACACTAAGCGACTCGATTTCAGGGACCAACAGCGCAAAGAGAACGCGTGGGAACAGATACGGCACAGCAGCGGTCTCTCTACAGGTGAGCTGTGTTCGGCTTCATTTGCACGTTTCTCGGCCGAAGCATGCCACTTGCTACATGCACCGTACTGTTTGATCGATATTTTTTGTCCCGCCTTTCCGTTTGTAGTTGAAGAATGCCACAAGTTGTGGAAGAAGCTCCGAGATCGCTTTACCCGTGAGCTCAAAGCAATCGAGCTCGCAACGAGGAGCGGCAGCGCCTACGTCGCGAGGCAGACGTGGGAGTTTGCCGATGCGATGAGCTTTTACAAGAACTGTGGTCGTCCCAGAAA gactacCTGCAACGTGGGCTCAGGTGCCGTGCCAAGAGGTGATGACAGCGCCTCCACAGCAGAAGAAATCTTTAACGCAATACAAGGCAATTCATCAGCACCATCGCCCATCGCCAACGCTGATGACTTGGAGCCTGCAGCAGCTAGTCCTGGTCAACCTGCCGCTCAGGAAGACTTTGCAGTGAGCGAGCCACCATCAAAACGGTCCAAAAAAGGAAGGAGTTGTGACTACTTCGAGGAGCAGCTCCTTTCACAGCTCGGCAAACACACCACAGAAAACGAGGCTTTCGGGCAGTCTATTGCCATGAGCCTTGACAGGATGCCAACGAGAATTGCCTCTCGCTTTAAGGTTAAAATAATGGAACTCTTAGCAGAATTTGACCAGTATGAGGCTTAA